The genomic DNA TGGATCTGGCCTGACTCTGGATGGTCGAGACGGCGTCTCCCACTTCCTTTGTGGCCTGCATGGTCTTTTCCGCGAGCTTGCGAACCTCGTCGGCGACCACGGCAAATCCGCGTCCAGCCTCGCCTGCGCGGGCGGCTTCGATGGCGGCGTTGAGTGCCAGCAGATTGGTTTGGTCAGCAATGTCCGTGACCACGTTCATGATCTGGCCGATGCCTTCAGCCTGACTGCCCAGTTCTCCCATGCTTTCGTTGAGTTCGAGAATTTGGTCCTTGATGGCGTCAATTGACGTGACAGCCTGTCGCACGCCTTCAGCGCCTACCTGGGCATTCTCCCGTGCCCGGGAAGCTGATTCCGCCGCATTGGAAGCGTTGTGGGCCACTTCGAGCACGGTGGCGTTCATTTCCTCCATGGCGGTCGCGGTTTCGGTCATGCGATCCCGCTGAACATCCGTGCCTTGATTGACTTCGTCCACCCGTGAAGCCAGTTGGGTGACCGAAGCGGCAACTCCCTGCGAAATACCGGCAGCCTGTTCGGCAGCGCGGCTCATGGTGGAGAGCAAATCCTTGACCTGTTCCTGCTGGGAGTGGGCTTCAGCCATGGCCGAGCGGGCTGCATCAGCACTTTCTTCAGCCTGCTTGCCCTTGATCTCGGCCTCTTCCATATTTTCTTTGAGATTCTCCACCATGGTGACGGTGGCGTTTTTCAGGGCGAGCAGTTCTTCCGTGTAGCTGCCTTCGATCTTCGCGTTCAGGTCTCCGTTTGCGATTTTGCTGGCAAAGTGTTGCAGGTTGGCAAGCGGAGTGGTCAGCTTGGTGGTCAGGTTGTAGAGAACGATCAGAACGATCAGGATCCCGAAGACGACGCAGACGAGTTGCGAAATGATGAGTGTGGTGACCCGGCCTTCGGATTCGGACTGCATCATGACCACGGCGGCGTTCATTGCCTTGAGTACCTGAACACTTTCGGTGACGATCCTCTGCGTATCGGTGTTTTCTGAATCAAGGCTGCTCTGGATGTTGCCTTTGTATTGAGTCCACAGCCTGTTGACTTTTGCAAGCTGTGCCCGAATTGCTTCGCTTGCAGCCGGAAGCTGTGCTTTGGGGCCTGCCGGATTGAGTGTGAGAGGGGCTGCACCGGAATTGGTCAATGCCTTGAGCGTTGTTTCAAATACCTCGATGGTTGTTGCGATCTGCTTTTTCAGTGACTCGCTGGAATTTTCAGCATAGGCGAGTGTCTCTTTGGCCAGTTTTTGGCTGAGCATGCGCTGGCGACCCGCGAGGTTGATGACGAGGCTGTCATCCTGCTGGCTTGATGTAACAGTCCACGTTGCGGCGAACATGCCGACAACGATAAGAAAAATCAGTGCGACTGATCCGGTAAGGCGAAATTTTATGTTCACGTAAAGGCTCCGATAATGATGAGGGGGATCCTGAATTTTCAGGCAACTACCTTGGCTTAGGTCTATAATATTATTGAATGTAACGAAAAGGCAAGGGTAATTATTATTGCTTCATGCGAACGGCCGCCTGTATGGGCGGCCTTTCGGTTGGTTGCTAGAAACGCTCGAAGTCGGAATCTTCGGCGTCCATGTCGAGTGCTACCCCTTGGTTGGAAGGAGCTGCCGGTGCGGGCGCAATCGGTTTGGGCTGCGCCCCGGCAGGCTTGCCGGGAGGAGACTTCTGTACAGTGACTGTTGATGTCGGACTGGTTCCGTGGGAGTCGATCTTGAAGAAGCGGATGGCCTGCTGCAACTGTACGGACTGGCCAGACAGTTCCTCGGCGGTAGACGCGACTTCTTCAGAGGCTGAAGCGTTTTGCTGGATGACCTTGTCGAGTTGCTGAATGGCGGCGTTGACCTGCTCGCCACCTGTGTGCTGCTCGTTGCTTGTCATCGTGATTTCCTGCACCAGTTCAGCCGTCTTGCGGATGTCCGGCACGATCTTGCCCAGCAGTTCTCCTGCTTCCTCGGCGACCTTGACGCTGGAAACCGAAAGGTCGCTGATCTCGGCTGCGGCAGTACCGCTGCGTTCGGCCAGCTTGCGTACTTCAGCCGCGACAACGGCGAAGCCCTTGCCGTGTTCTCCGGCGCGGGCGGCTTCGATTGCCGCGTTCAGTGCGAGCAGGTTGGTCTGGCGGGCAATTTCCTCGACAATGAGAATCTTGTCCGCGATCTGCTTCATTGCGTCCACGGTCTTCACGACGGCCTGTCCACCCTGTTCGGTGTCTACTGCCGCCTGATTGGTCATGGTGTTGGTGGTTTGCGCGTTCTCGGCGTTCTGGCCGATACTCGATGTCATCTCTTCCATGGATGCGGAGACTTCCTCGACACTGGAGGCCTGCTCCGTCGCTCCCTGTGAGAGTTCGATGGCGGACGAGGCGAGTTCCTCGCTGCCTGCGGCCACCTGCTCACTTGCTTCGCCGACCTCGCCGACGACACGGCGCAGTTCCCTGAGCATGTTCGACATGGCCTGTGAAAGCTGTCCGACTTCATCCTTGCTGCGAACCTGAATGTCTTTTGTCAGGTCTCCGTGGGACATGCGGTTGGAAACGTCCACAGCTTCCTGAAGCGGCAGGACCATGCTGCGTACGACAAAGGTCACGAGAAGCATGAGCAGACCCATGACGATGATGGTCGGGATCAGGATTTCCCAACGGAGGGAAGCGACCTGTGCCTCCACGTCGTCCACATAGATGCCGCTGCCGACGATCCAGCCCCATGGGCGGTACAATTTAACAAATGAAACCTTGGGAACGTCTTCGGAAGAACCGGGCTTGGGCCATTCATAGTTGACGAAGCCCTGTCCGGATCGCTTCGCGACCTTGACGAATTCCCGGAAGATGTAGACGCCGTTTTTATCCTTGAGTTCTCCGACATCCTTGCCTTCAAGCGAAGCTTTGGCTCCATGTGCCACGACGATATGATTGACATCGTTGATCCAGAAGTATTCGCTGCCTTGGTAGCGCATCTTCCGGATTTCCTCCATTGCCAGCTTCTGGGCCTCTTCCTTGCTGACCTTGCCGGAGGAAGCCTCTTCGCCCCAGTAATCGATGACGCTGTATGCCACTTCGACCACACTCATGGTTGCTATGCGCTTTTCCTCCATGAGAGAGTCGCCGACCACCGGGAGGAAGTATCCCATCAGTCCGGCAAGAATCAGGGCCACCGCCGTAAGGAAAATGCTCAAGACCTTGCTACGCATTCCCCAGTCTCGATACCTTTTCATTTCCCGCCCTCCTTTGGGTACAAAATAGAATCCAATTGAAGCACTTTTTCAGTGAAGACAATTCCATTCAAAATCAGATTATCAAAAAGACTGTCTCGTTGGTATGATAAATTTACTATTTGGGGTAAATAGTCCGGGCGGGGTGTAGAAATTGCCCGCCGTGGGAAGGTGTGATAAGAACGCCGTCTTCCAGGAAACAACAGGGAGTTTCGATATGAGCGATTTGAAAAAGATGTATAGTACATTGCAGGAAGATCCGTTTCCGGCTGACCTGAAATTGACTTTGGGCGGTCAGGAACTCACATTCAGGAAACGCACGTGGGAGATCGACGGCGAAACCAAGGGGCTTCGTTACGGTGAAAATCCGGACCAGCCGGCAGCTCTTTACGAGCCGGTCGAGGGAGCGCTTGAAGTCGGCGGCGTGAAGTTTATCGGCGCAGGACAGGGACTTGTTTCCGCACTGACCGAGGAACACATGCTTCAGGCGGGCAAGCATCCCGGGAAGACGAACCTGACGGATGTGGACAATGCCCTCAATATTTTGCAGTACCTGTCGGCCAAACCGGCGGCACTGATCCTCAAGCACAACAACCCCTGCGGCGCGGCGTGGACGGATGAAGGCGTATCCGTGGCCCTGAAGCGAGCTTTCGAGGCGGATCGAATTGCCGCATTCGGCGGGGCCGTCGTGGTCAACCGTACGCTTGATCTGGCAACGGCCGAATTGATCAATTCCGTTTATTTTGAAGTGGTTGCCGCGCCCGCCTTTGATGATGACGCTCTGGCGGAACTCAAGAAGAAAAAGAATCTGCGTATCCTCCAGATTCCCGGTATCACCGAACTTGAGACGCTCGTCCGTCAGCCGTTCCTCGACATCAAGTCGCTTTCGGACGGCGGCATGGTACTTCAGTTCTCCTTCCGCAACGCCATCCTTGATGCCGGGGATTTCCTTCCTGCCAAAACCGAGAAGGACGGCAGCGAGTTTCTTGCCCGTACTCCGACCAAGCAGGAAGCGGACGATCTGCTGTTCGCATGGGCTGTCGAAGCCGGTGTGACCTCGAACTCCGTGCTGTTTGTCCGGGACGGCGTGACTACGGCTATCGGTACCGGTGAACAGGATCGGGTGGGCTGCGTGCTTCTCGCCGTGACCAAGGCGTACATCAAGTATGCGGACCTGCTCGCGTCGAGTGAGCTCGGCAAGTCCCTGTTTGAACTCAAGCTTGCGGCTCTCAAGGACCCGGAGATGAAGGCAAAGCTCGACGACATCGAGAAGCGGACCGCCGAGGCCAAGGGTGGCCTGCCCGGTTCCGTCGTTGTCTCGGACGGCTTCTTCCCGTTCCGTGACGGTGTGGATCTGTGTATGGATCAGGGCGTGACCGCCATTGCACAACCCGGCGGCTCCATCCGTGACTGGGAAGTGATCTCCGCCGTGAATGAAGCCACCCCGCAGGTCGCCATGGTGTTTACCGGCCAGAGGTCGTTCAAACACTAATCCCGACGTGAATATGAAATGAATGAGAGTTCGCCGGACATCTGGTCCGGCGAACTCTTTTTTATTTGTTGACTGTCTGCGTCGAGACTGGGGAAGCGAATTAGAACTTTTCGAATTCCTGATCGGCGTCATTCATGCTTATGTGAACAGGATTTACCTTGGGTGCCGAGATATGCGTGTCGGCCTGAGTGCTGTTCGGAAGCGCTGCGGTCGGTCTGGATGTGACGGTCACGCTTGAGGAGGGCAGTCTGTGTCCGGCTCCGTTGACCTTGAAGAAGGCCATGGTGTGCTGCAACTGTTGTCCCTGAGACGAGAGTTCCTCACTCGTGGAAGCCATCTCTTCGGATGCTGAGGCATTTTGCTGGATGATGATATCAAGCTGGGTGATAGCCTGATTGACCTGCTCCGCTCCGGCATTCTGCTCGTTGCTGGCTGCGGTAATTTCCTGAATTAGCGAAGCGGTTTTTTCAATATCCGGCACCAGAGCCTGAAGCATTTTCCCGGCCTGTTCGGCTATGCCGACACTCGAAGCGGACAGGTCGCTGATCTCGGCGGCTGCCGTGCCTGAACGTTCTGCCAGTTTACGGACTTCTGCGGCCACAACGGCAAAGCCCTTGCCGTGTTCGCCTGCGCGGGCTGCCTCGATGGCGGCATTCAGTGCCAGAAGGTTTGTCTGGCGAGCGATTTCTTCAATGATGGAGATTTTTTCCGCAATGCTCCTCATGGCATCGACCGTCTGGACGACAGCCGTTCCACTTTCCCTGGCATCATCAGCCGCCTTGTTGGCAAGGGCATCCGTCTCCTTGGCGTTCTCGGCGTTCTGGCCGATATTTGCCGCCATCTCTTCCATGGAGGACGAGATCTCTTCAATGGATGCGGCTTGTTCGGTCGCCCCCTGTGACAGGCTCTGGGAAGCTGCGGAAAGTTCTTCGCTTCCTGCTGCGACATTGGCTGTAGCATTCCCTACATCCGCCACGATCGCCTGAAGTTTGATGACCATGTTGTTGAGGGCCGATGCCAGTATACCTATTTCGTCTTTTTGTTGAATATCCAGTGTTTTGGTAAAATCTCCATCTGCCATTTCTTCGGCAAAGGTGACCCCCTTGGCGATAGGCCCTGTTATGGAGAAGGTCAGGAAGATGGCAGCAGCCAGACCTATTGCGATGGCAATGCCGGAAGTGGACAGGCTCATTGCGTTGGCACTGCTGATCTTATCCAGCATTTCAGCTTTCTGGTCCGCACGCGCTGCGTGACAGATTTCGGCTGCCTTGTGTGCGGAATTGACCATGGCTTTTTCGGCAGAGACCTGCTTGTTCATGCAGTCGACAAGATGACTGAATCCGCCCTGATATTTGAGCAATGACTCTTTCACCAGCTTGAGTTGCTTCAGGTCTCTTTCGTTCGTGAAGCGTGACTCAAGGTCACTGACCAGCGTAAATATTTTTTTCAGGCTTTCCTTGTTCTGAGTCAGGTATTTTTTGTCGAGCCAGAGAGCGTAATCCTTCTCATCCTTGCGGGCGTTAAGGAACCACTTTATCATGCGGTTGGCGTCATCAGCCTTTGTCAGTTTGTCTTGCAGCCTTGCGTGTGTTGCGGTCCCGGACATGAACAGTTCAGAGAAGTGTTCTTTCTGGGTGGCCCGCAGGTCTTCAGTCTCTTGCAGGGCTATTCTGGCTTCTCTCCTCATTGTCGCCATGGCCTGCTCTTTCTGTTTTTCCAGACTGAGATAATTGGAGAACCATTTTTCATATTCTCTGACTGCTGCGGTGACTTCCAGCATCTGTTCCTTGTTCGCCTTATTGTTGAATTTCTCGCGTGTTATTTCGGCTTGTTCGTATATCTTTTTCAGGATTTCTTGATGCTGTTTCAGGGAACTCGTATCTTTTCGGATCATGAAGTTCTTTTCCTGAACCCGTGTTTCATCAATGAGTCGAACAAGGCGGTTGACATCGTCCGCCTTGTCTACACGATCCTGAATGTGTTCCATTCCGTTGTATCCAATAAAGGTAACAAGCGCGGTTAGCAGTAAGATCGTGCCGAAGCCTATTCCCAGCTTGACCCCGATCCGTAGGTTGTTGAACATGATTCCTCCCATGCATGTTTAAAAAAATAAAAGTACACACAGATACACCTGGTCAGTCTGGTGATCAAGATGTAACCATCTGGTATATAAAGTTATAATCGGTTGGCAGTATGGAGGAACTGTGGGCGGAATGAACAATAAGATACATGCTGCTTCAGGCAGTGGGGGTGTTTGTCTTTTTTTTGTTTAAGAATGTAAAATTGCTGCGTTTTGTTGTGGTTTTCGAGTTGTTTTTTTTTGGGATTATGTAGTTTGGCGTTACGCGCTGTTCCCGTTTCGGCGGCTTCGTTCATAGTTGAAAATTCCCCTGATTGTCATGAGTGTATCCCGCAGATGTCATGGGGCATCAGGGAGCAGTCGCTCAGGCGTTCAACCGGATGAAAAATAAATGAAGAAGAGCCTGCCGGGACAGTTGCCCGACAGACTCTTCCTTGTTTCGTACTGTTTTATCTAGTGAGGTTGTTTTGCTCAGAATCTTTCGAAGTCCTGCTCGGCATCATCCAGATTCAGGTGGATGGTGGCCGTCTCCGGGGCCGTTTCACGGCTGTCTCCATTGTTGCCGTGGGGCAGGGCGGCAACCGGTCTTGACGTGACGGTCACGCTTGAGGATGGCAGCCGGTGTCCGGCTCCGTTGACCTTGAAGAAGGCCATGGTGTGCTGCAACTGCTGTCCCTGAGACGAGAGCTCTTCACTTGTGGAGGCCATTTCTTCGGAAGCGGAGGCGTTTTGCTGGATGACGAGATCAAGCTGGCTGATGGCCTGATTGATCTGTTCCGCACCGGCATGCTGTTCGTTGCTTGATGCTGTTATTTCCTGAACCAGTGCTGCGGTCTTTTCGATGTCCGGCACCAATGCATCAAGCATGTTACCGGCCTGTTCGGCTATGCCCACGCTGGATTCGGACAGGTCGCTGATCTCCGAGGCTGCGGTTCCCGAACGTTCCGCCAATTGGCGCACTTCAGCAGCCACGACGGCAAAGCCCTTGCCGTGCTCGCCCGCCCGTGCCGCTTCGATGGCAGCGTTGAGCGCCAACAGGTTCGTCTGGCGTGCGATTTCTTCGATGATGGATATCTTTTCCGCAATGCTCTTCATGGCTTCAACGGTCTGGCTTACGGCGGTTCCGCTTTCCTTGGCGTCGATAGCGGCCTTGTTGGCAAGAGAATCCGTTTCCTTGGCATTCTCGGCATTCTGGCTGATGTTCGCCGCCATCTGTTCCATTGAGGAGGAGACTTCCTCGATGGACGAAGCCTGTTCCGTGGCCCCCTGTGAGAGGCTCTCGGATGAAGCGGAAAGCTCTTCGCTTCCTGCTGCGACGTTGTCAGTGGCGTTCCCGACGTCCGCAACGACTGATTGAAGCTTCAGAACCATGTCGTTGAGAGCCGATGCCAATACGCCGATTTCGTCTTTCTGGTGTATGTCCAGTGTCTTGGTGAAGTCGCCTTCAGCCATTTCCGCGGCAAACCGGACGCCCATGGCAATGGGCCGGGTTATGGCGAGGGTAAGGAAGATGGCGGCGGCCAGACCGATTGCGATGGCGATACCGGAAGTGGATAGGCTCATGATGGTGGCATTGGTCATCCTCGCGAGCATGTCGGCCTTTTGTTCCGCCCGAGCGGTGCGGCAGACTTCGTCGGCTTTTCGTGCAGCCTCGACCATGGCCTTTTCGGAAACGACCTGTTCATTCATGAAAGTCGTGAACTGGTTGAATCCCTCCTGATATCCTGTCAGGGCTTTCTTCACTACGCCCAATTGCGCGATGTTGGTCCTGCTGTTGAAACGTGACTCCATGTCATTGGCCAGTGCGAAGATCTTTTGGAGCGATTCCGCGTTCATGGTCAGATATTTTTCATCGGAGGAGATGATGAATTCCTTCTCATTCTTGCGGGCATCAATGAACCATTTGATCATGCGGTTCGCGTCGTCCGCCTTTGTCAGCTTGTCTTCAAGCTCGGCCTGTGTTGCGGTTCCCGATTCGAACAGGGCGGAAAACTGTTTTTTCTGATCGGCGCGCAATGCTTCTGTTTCGCTCAGCGCAGTTCTTGCTTCGCTCCGCATGGTCTCCATGGCCTGATTCTTTTTCTCTTCCAGATTGAGATAGATGGAGAATTGGTTTTCATATTCCTTGACGGCGGCGATGACAGCGGCCATCTGGTCCTTGTTGGCCTGCCGTTGAAATTTGTCACTCGTCGCGGTTGCCTGCTCATACAGTTTGCTCAGTGTTTCCTGATGCTGCTTCAAGGAACTTGAGTCCTTTCGAAGCATGAAGTTTTTTTCCTGTACCCGGCCTTCCACGATAAACCGGACAAGGCGGTTGACATCATCCGCCTTGTCTACCCGGTCTTCGACGTGCTGCATCCCGTTGTAGCCGATGATCGCGACCACTGCGGTCAGCAGTAATACGATTCCGAATCCGATTCCCAATTTTACTCCAAGACGCATGTTGTTGAGCATGATTCCTCCTGGGTATGTCAAAATATGAATATTTAATCAGTTAACGCATATGAAGTGGCGGGTAATCTGTAAATGCAAATTTGAAGATTATAACGGCGGAATGATATGGAGTTGGATTTTATGGGCGTACGAGTATGGTCTCCCGGATGGGGAAGGTTGTAATGCCCCCGGAATTATGGGGAAATGGTCTATGGTCGGAGGGAGGACCGTTCGAAAGGGATCGGCAGAACTGACTGCTTCTAACTGGCTTGATCGGGTTGTTTTCGAAGCGTTCTGCGGTAGCGGAGTTTCAGCACGAGTACGATTCCTGCGAGCAGCAGGGTGATGCCGTTGGTGAGTATCAGTGAGATGGATTTGACAAAAAGGCCGTAAACGAGCCACAAGGCTACCCCGGTGCACAGAAGCAGGTACATGCGAAGGGATATGTCTGCCACGGATTTTGTCCGCCATGTGTGGACGACTTGCGGAACGAAAGATGCCGTGGTGCAGAACCCTGCGAGTATGCCGATGATTTCCATTGATGCACGAGTCATGTTTTGACCGTACATTGACCATCTTACCCTGACAACCGTTTCGTGATAGGAAGACGTTTCACTTCTTTTTCATAAAAGCTAAAGTAGATATACATGGCCAAAAAAACCGTATTCAGTCCCAGTGTCCGCCCCGGTACGGTGGTGGAATTCATGCATGGCGATCAGCCCCAGCTTGCATGGGTCCTTGAGGAATCCGCAGGCAGGCTCAGAATTCTGACCATCAACCGAAAGGAAATGAAACTGCCCGCCGCGCGGTTGCTTCCGTGGTTCGGTCCAGTGCGCGATAGCGATACCAACCGGCAGGGGATACAAGATATTCTCAATGCCCATCAGGAACGGCGCGGCGAGATACAGGCCGGTATTGACGTCATGGAGCTCTGGGAACTGGCACAGGGTGAGCTTGATACCGCACCGCTTTCATGGTTTGCGGACCTGCTTTTCGAGGAATCCGGTCCCGATGAGATTGCCGCGCTCGGACGCGCCATGCTTTCCGCCAAGACGCATTTCAAGTTCCGTCCGCCGAATTTCGAGATATGGCCCGAAGAAAAGGTCGAACTGCGTTTGCGCCAAAAGGCAGAGGAAAAGGAACGCGAGGCGGTCACATCCGCCGGACAGACGCTGCTCAAGGAGCTGTGGACCGCTTACAGTCAAGGGCGAAAGCCCCGGCTTCCCGTGTTCGAAGATGAACTGAAAGCGCGGCTTGAGTTGCTTCTCAGGCACAAGGTCGCAGGGAATCTCGATGAAGTGGAGCAGAAAATCTGGACAGCCATCAGCAAGGGGTTGCCGGATGTGCCGCATATCGCCCTGCTGCTTGCTCAGGCTTGGGGTGTCCTGCCGCCGCACCACAATTACCTGCTCGACGAGGCCGAGTATGAGTGGGGAGATGTATGGTGGGAATCCTTTTCCAATGAAATCGATGAAATAGAGACGGCTTTTTCCAATCAGGTCGGCGAGATCGAGTCCGATGAATTCATCAGTATCGACGCCTCGACCACCCGTGATATTGACGACGCCTTTCTCATGAAAAAGGACGGCGATGACTATGTGCTGTCCATTGCCCTTGCACGGCCTGATGCTCACTGGACCTTTGGTTCTCCGTTTGACCGGGTGATCGCGCACCGCGCCACAAGCTTGTACCTGCCTGAGGGTACGGCGCACATGATGCCCGAGAAACTCGGCACAGGATTGTACAGCCTGCTTGCCGGTGAAAAGCGTCCTGTTCTCATTGCTGAATTTCGTCTGGATAGTGACGGGAAACTGTTGTCCACCACGCCGCGTGAGGCATGGATAACGGTCAAGGCCAATATCACTTATGAGGCTGCGGATGCCGCCATCGAATCCGGGAGCGATGAGTCGCTGGTTCTGGCTTACCAGTTGGCGGAGCAGCTCATTGAACGCCGTATCAGCGACGGAGCCTGCGTCATCCGCAAGCCCGAGCCTGTGGTTTCGGTGGATGGCGAAGGCGCGCAGTCGGCTGTGAGCATAACCCTCAAGGAGCCGTGCCCCCTGTCCGAACTCGTCATCAGTGAGTTCATGATTCTTGCGAATTCCGGCCTTGCCTTGTGGGCAAAGGAAAATGATGTGCCGTTGCTGCATCGTACGCAGGATATCGCGCTGCCGCAGGAGTCCGCAGGAATATTCACGGAACCCGCGGCGATTCTCCGTGCCGTCAAACTGCTGCTGCCGCCGATTCTGGAAACCACACCCAAGCGTCATGCTGCCCTTGGCGTGCCTGCTTATGCGCCCATCACGTCACCGTTGCGCCGTTACACCGACTTTATCAATATGTCGCAGGTCTGTTCGTACCTGAATGAAGGGGAGCCGCGCCTTGACCGGGATGATCTGGATCATCTTGCGGTCAATCTCGGCATGCGTATCAAGGATGTCGGCGCGGTACAGCGTTTCCGTCCGCGTTACTGGAAACTCGTCTACCTCGCCAAGCAGCGAAAATCCTTCCAGTCTGCCGTGATAGTGGATGATAACGGCTCCATGGCGACCCTTGCTATGCCGCATCTGCAAATCAACGTGCGTGCGCCCAAAAAGATGCTGGGCGACAAACTGTATCCCGGTCAGCGGTTCCAGATCAATTTTTCTCGCGTCGATCCGCTCACCAACGAGATCAAGATTGCCGAGGCGCTGGAAGAGTAAAGCGTCCGGTAGATGGAATTGGAAACGGCAGGCTGTCCTGATGGACGGCCTGCCGTTTTTTTGTCAGCCGATCATTTTGTCGAATAGTTCTTCGAGGGATTCAAGGTGGGTAGCGAGGGGCCAGTGCTCAAGCGCGTAAGCTCGCAGGGCGCGTGACGGCGGGCCTTCCGCAGCAAGGATGGTTCGGCATTCTTCCACCGTGTTGAAGATGAGTTCCTGCGGGAAGATCGAACCGGCACCGGGGAAATTGTGGATGAGAGGCCGGACTTCGCAGGCCATGGCCTCTGCAATGCCAAGCCCGAAGCTCTCACGGATGGAGGCTGAAATGAGCGCGTCCTTGTCCCCGAGCCATGCGGGCATGTCGCTCACCTGTCCGTGGAACGTCACCGCGTCCGCAAGCCCCATGGCGTGCGTCATGTGGTCGATGTAGAGCATCAGTTCCATGACTTCTACTTCGGCTCCGGCGTATTCACCTGCCAGATGCAGGGTGCGCGAGGGGGCGTCCCTGTGGGCCGCGGCAAAGCATTGCAGCACGAGCGGCAGGTTTTTGGTGTGCCGCAACTGCCCCACGTATGCGATTTTCCCGGTAGTCGTTTTATCCTTCGGGGCGTTGAATTGCGTGGTGTCCACCCCGTTGGGCAGGACGAATACTTCCGTGTGCTGCTCAATGTCCGGAATACGCAGCCTGAGAATGTCGGTCATGTGGTGGGATACCACCATGAAAGCGTCAACATTCTGCCATGCGACGTCGGCAGGGAGCGAAGTATACGCCTCGAAACCATGCATCCGCATTACGAGTTTACCGCGGCGTTTCAGGCGTGAGACACGGACTGCGGCGTCCTGCACCCATTCGACCCATGTCAGGTCGGCCCACTCCAGCGCATCGTGGATCCCATCCGTGTCCGAACCGTTGATTTCACGAAATGCAAAACGGTCGGAAACCCAGTTGCGAACAGGGGCGAGGAACTTGTCGGTTCCGCCCTGAATGATGAAAGCGATCTTCTTCGTCATGGTTTTTGCATATACGCGATAGTTCCGACAGACGTCAAAATTTTTGCACCCGGAGACGCTTCATGACCCGTCCGACCATCAGTTTCTGTACATATACCTTCAACGATGCAGAATTCACCGCTGACCTCATCCGACAGACCCGCATGTTTTCCATGCGACCGGACGAGATCGTCGTGGTGGACGATGGGTCGGACACACCGTTTGTCATGGACGACGCTCCCGCGAATTTGCGTGTGCTCCGGTTCGAGAAGAACCGCGGCATCACCGCTGCGAAGGGAGCCGGACTGTCGGCCGCCAGTGGCGATTTCATCTTTTCCATGGATTGCGACACCCGCGTCAGCACTACGTGGCTGGAGCGCAACCTGCCGCATGCCGCTGTGCCG from uncultured Pseudodesulfovibrio sp. includes the following:
- a CDS encoding bacteriohemerythrin translates to MNIKFRLTGSVALIFLIVVGMFAATWTVTSSQQDDSLVINLAGRQRMLSQKLAKETLAYAENSSESLKKQIATTIEVFETTLKALTNSGAAPLTLNPAGPKAQLPAASEAIRAQLAKVNRLWTQYKGNIQSSLDSENTDTQRIVTESVQVLKAMNAAVVMMQSESEGRVTTLIISQLVCVVFGILIVLIVLYNLTTKLTTPLANLQHFASKIANGDLNAKIEGSYTEELLALKNATVTMVENLKENMEEAEIKGKQAEESADAARSAMAEAHSQQEQVKDLLSTMSRAAEQAAGISQGVAASVTQLASRVDEVNQGTDVQRDRMTETATAMEEMNATVLEVAHNASNAAESASRARENAQVGAEGVRQAVTSIDAIKDQILELNESMGELGSQAEGIGQIMNVVTDIADQTNLLALNAAIEAARAGEAGRGFAVVADEVRKLAEKTMQATKEVGDAVSTIQSQARSNIAAVEKSVKDIIKSNESAEESGRFMAEIVDIVGETAGQVESIATASEEQSAASEEINQAITDVTQIAAETAQGMTEAAQALEAMAAMTGDLDRVIRDMTGDSGKLTTVATKDVSPPVTVSTPASSPKQPDTSTPKQKKSDRSGLKADNPKGVMQWSDDLSVNIREIDEQHLRLLNLINALHEAMRSGRGNAAVAPILEELKEYTVFHFSTEEALFEEHNYSGMLNHIAAHKKFVDTVVEFEQKLLSGKAAVTMEVMNFLKDWLVGHIKGIDQKYSSFFNKRGIY
- a CDS encoding cache domain-containing protein — its product is MKRYRDWGMRSKVLSIFLTAVALILAGLMGYFLPVVGDSLMEEKRIATMSVVEVAYSVIDYWGEEASSGKVSKEEAQKLAMEEIRKMRYQGSEYFWINDVNHIVVAHGAKASLEGKDVGELKDKNGVYIFREFVKVAKRSGQGFVNYEWPKPGSSEDVPKVSFVKLYRPWGWIVGSGIYVDDVEAQVASLRWEILIPTIIVMGLLMLLVTFVVRSMVLPLQEAVDVSNRMSHGDLTKDIQVRSKDEVGQLSQAMSNMLRELRRVVGEVGEASEQVAAGSEELASSAIELSQGATEQASSVEEVSASMEEMTSSIGQNAENAQTTNTMTNQAAVDTEQGGQAVVKTVDAMKQIADKILIVEEIARQTNLLALNAAIEAARAGEHGKGFAVVAAEVRKLAERSGTAAAEISDLSVSSVKVAEEAGELLGKIVPDIRKTAELVQEITMTSNEQHTGGEQVNAAIQQLDKVIQQNASASEEVASTAEELSGQSVQLQQAIRFFKIDSHGTSPTSTVTVQKSPPGKPAGAQPKPIAPAPAAPSNQGVALDMDAEDSDFERF
- a CDS encoding IMP cyclohydrolase, producing the protein MSDLKKMYSTLQEDPFPADLKLTLGGQELTFRKRTWEIDGETKGLRYGENPDQPAALYEPVEGALEVGGVKFIGAGQGLVSALTEEHMLQAGKHPGKTNLTDVDNALNILQYLSAKPAALILKHNNPCGAAWTDEGVSVALKRAFEADRIAAFGGAVVVNRTLDLATAELINSVYFEVVAAPAFDDDALAELKKKKNLRILQIPGITELETLVRQPFLDIKSLSDGGMVLQFSFRNAILDAGDFLPAKTEKDGSEFLARTPTKQEADDLLFAWAVEAGVTSNSVLFVRDGVTTAIGTGEQDRVGCVLLAVTKAYIKYADLLASSELGKSLFELKLAALKDPEMKAKLDDIEKRTAEAKGGLPGSVVVSDGFFPFRDGVDLCMDQGVTAIAQPGGSIRDWEVISAVNEATPQVAMVFTGQRSFKH
- a CDS encoding methyl-accepting chemotaxis protein — protein: MFNNLRIGVKLGIGFGTILLLTALVTFIGYNGMEHIQDRVDKADDVNRLVRLIDETRVQEKNFMIRKDTSSLKQHQEILKKIYEQAEITREKFNNKANKEQMLEVTAAVREYEKWFSNYLSLEKQKEQAMATMRREARIALQETEDLRATQKEHFSELFMSGTATHARLQDKLTKADDANRMIKWFLNARKDEKDYALWLDKKYLTQNKESLKKIFTLVSDLESRFTNERDLKQLKLVKESLLKYQGGFSHLVDCMNKQVSAEKAMVNSAHKAAEICHAARADQKAEMLDKISSANAMSLSTSGIAIAIGLAAAIFLTFSITGPIAKGVTFAEEMADGDFTKTLDIQQKDEIGILASALNNMVIKLQAIVADVGNATANVAAGSEELSAASQSLSQGATEQAASIEEISSSMEEMAANIGQNAENAKETDALANKAADDARESGTAVVQTVDAMRSIAEKISIIEEIARQTNLLALNAAIEAARAGEHGKGFAVVAAEVRKLAERSGTAAAEISDLSASSVGIAEQAGKMLQALVPDIEKTASLIQEITAASNEQNAGAEQVNQAITQLDIIIQQNASASEEMASTSEELSSQGQQLQHTMAFFKVNGAGHRLPSSSVTVTSRPTAALPNSTQADTHISAPKVNPVHISMNDADQEFEKF